The following coding sequences are from one Clostridioides difficile ATCC 9689 = DSM 1296 window:
- a CDS encoding MurR/RpiR family transcriptional regulator codes for MKIEGLFNKYYNSFTANDKYICECILNHKEDCIKLSIDEFADKYHISTSALSRFAQKLQLPGYSELRVIIRLNETEVEYKNQSKHQLMDCYNKVIDDIEKKDCSIMFERMKKANRIIVFGEGYSQERVAKEMKRIFLPTGKIIYDVYGYDMIQALNHFIKTDDMIFFISLNGDASTIIDFAKEMRMKGIYMVSITKMISNPLARLCDENLYIQSISISVDKQLDYDVTTPYFILIELLYIKYKMYLESEHIPRK; via the coding sequence ATGAAAATTGAAGGACTTTTCAATAAATATTATAATTCATTTACAGCAAATGATAAGTATATCTGTGAGTGTATTCTTAATCATAAAGAAGATTGTATTAAACTTTCTATAGATGAATTTGCAGACAAATACCATATATCTACAAGTGCACTTTCTCGTTTTGCTCAAAAACTACAATTACCTGGATATAGTGAATTAAGAGTTATTATACGCTTAAATGAAACAGAAGTAGAATATAAAAATCAAAGTAAACACCAATTAATGGATTGTTATAATAAGGTGATAGATGATATAGAGAAGAAGGATTGTTCGATTATGTTTGAAAGAATGAAAAAGGCAAATCGTATAATCGTCTTTGGAGAAGGTTATTCTCAGGAAAGAGTTGCTAAAGAGATGAAAAGGATTTTCTTACCAACAGGGAAAATTATATATGATGTTTATGGTTATGATATGATTCAGGCACTTAATCATTTTATAAAAACAGATGATATGATTTTCTTTATTTCATTGAATGGAGATGCATCTACAATTATTGATTTTGCTAAAGAAATGAGAATGAAAGGAATTTATATGGTTTCTATTACAAAAATGATAAGTAATCCTTTAGCAAGATTATGTGATGAAAACCTGTATATTCAATCTATATCTATTTCTGTAGATAAACAACTGGACTACGATGTAACAACACCTTATTTTATTTTAATTGAACTGCTTTATATTAAATACAAGATGTATTTAGAAAGTGAACATATTCCCCGAAAATGA
- a CDS encoding Cof-type HAD-IIB family hydrolase, which translates to MKLYKLLILDIDGTLRDEVYGIPESAKHAIRLCQKNHCSVVICTGRSMGTIQDDVLSLGVDGYIAGGGNYIQYHGELLYNQSFNQRLIKEVVCLLKKREVAFSIESQEKVFMNQKAKEIFETMNQLKGTNSCINKQHIQEKITYENNIEEYKSQDIHKICLWSNEKVFDEVKDILQDKMELAQRDISSQYYEIIQKDFHKGKAIKRLQERLGVTQKETICFGDGQNDIVMFQASDVTIAMKNSHQQLKDIATSICEDIFDNGIYKELKRRNII; encoded by the coding sequence ATGAAATTGTACAAATTATTAATACTTGATATAGATGGTACGCTTAGAGATGAGGTATATGGAATCCCAGAATCTGCAAAGCATGCTATACGTTTATGTCAAAAGAATCATTGTAGTGTTGTTATTTGTACTGGAAGAAGTATGGGTACAATACAAGATGATGTTTTATCATTAGGAGTTGATGGATATATTGCAGGAGGAGGTAATTACATTCAATATCATGGTGAATTACTTTATAATCAATCTTTTAATCAAAGATTGATAAAGGAAGTTGTTTGTTTATTAAAAAAGAGGGAAGTTGCTTTTTCGATTGAGAGTCAGGAAAAAGTTTTCATGAATCAAAAAGCCAAAGAAATATTTGAAACAATGAATCAGTTGAAAGGAACTAATTCTTGTATAAATAAACAACATATCCAAGAAAAAATAACATATGAAAATAACATTGAAGAGTATAAGTCACAAGATATACATAAAATTTGTTTATGGTCAAATGAAAAGGTATTTGACGAAGTGAAAGATATACTACAAGATAAAATGGAATTAGCACAGAGAGATATTTCTAGTCAGTATTATGAAATTATTCAAAAAGATTTTCATAAGGGCAAAGCAATTAAGAGATTACAAGAAAGATTAGGAGTAACTCAAAAAGAAACCATATGTTTTGGTGATGGTCAAAATGACATTGTCATGTTTCAAGCATCAGACGTTACAATTGCAATGAAAAATAGTCATCAACAACTTAAAGATATAGCGACATCTATATGTGAGGACATATTCGATAATGGAATTTATAAAGAATTAAAAAGAAGAAATATCATATAA
- a CDS encoding glycoside hydrolase family 13 protein translates to MEKKWWQKEIVYQIYPRSFQDSNNDGIGDLQGIISRLDYLKDLGITSLWLCPIFKSPMDDNGYDISDYLDIASEFGSMEDLKELIKESKDRGIKIILDLVLNHTSDEHPWFQEALKNPESPYHDYYIFKKGNDLPNNWRSVFGGSVWEKVENRDEYYFHSFGKKQPDLNWENPILRSELYQMINTWSQMGVAGFRVDAITFIKKNLSFQSLESDGVDGLVKCTKTVRNQPGIEKMLYELKENTFKKYDCMTVAEAAGISYDQLGDFIGEDGFFSMVFDFKHADLDVASGSEWFKRISWTIPDLRKCILDSQMYVQEHGWAANFIENHDQPRATTKYLLQYERNDDAVKMLGAMYFFLRGTPFIYQGQELGMTNFKRDTINDFNDLSSIDQYYRSIDEGYSEEEALEFVNLRSRDNARTPFPWADKENAGFSDTTPWLKVIENYKDINAQSQINNSESILEFYKKMIKLRQDSEYSDCLIYGSIEPIDIESEDVIAYRRQLDLVVIDCYYNFSDKPVEIRVEEKYDIVFQNLDDINLLNKTVCLKPFHAVLLKAR, encoded by the coding sequence ATGGAAAAGAAATGGTGGCAAAAAGAAATCGTTTATCAAATTTATCCAAGAAGCTTTCAAGATAGTAATAATGATGGAATTGGAGATTTACAGGGAATTATTTCTCGTTTAGATTATTTAAAAGATTTAGGTATTACATCATTGTGGTTATGTCCAATTTTTAAATCACCTATGGACGATAATGGGTATGATATTAGTGATTATTTGGATATTGCAAGTGAATTTGGAAGTATGGAAGATTTAAAAGAGTTAATTAAAGAAAGTAAAGATAGAGGAATCAAAATTATATTAGATTTAGTTCTTAACCATACAAGTGATGAACATCCTTGGTTTCAAGAAGCATTAAAAAATCCAGAAAGTCCTTATCATGATTATTATATTTTTAAAAAAGGAAACGATTTACCAAATAACTGGAGGTCTGTTTTTGGTGGAAGTGTTTGGGAAAAGGTAGAGAATAGAGACGAATATTATTTTCATTCTTTTGGTAAAAAACAACCTGACCTTAATTGGGAAAATCCAATATTAAGAAGTGAACTTTACCAAATGATTAATACCTGGTCTCAAATGGGAGTGGCAGGATTTAGAGTTGATGCTATTACATTCATCAAAAAGAATTTAAGTTTTCAAAGTTTAGAAAGTGATGGTGTTGATGGTCTTGTTAAATGTACAAAAACAGTTAGAAATCAGCCTGGAATAGAAAAAATGCTTTATGAATTAAAAGAAAATACGTTTAAAAAATATGATTGTATGACTGTTGCTGAAGCAGCAGGTATTAGCTATGACCAGTTAGGTGATTTTATTGGAGAAGATGGTTTCTTTTCAATGGTCTTTGACTTTAAACATGCTGACTTAGATGTTGCTTCTGGTAGTGAGTGGTTTAAAAGAATTTCATGGACAATTCCAGATTTAAGAAAATGCATTTTAGATAGTCAAATGTATGTTCAGGAACATGGATGGGCAGCTAATTTTATTGAAAATCATGACCAACCAAGAGCTACAACAAAGTATCTTTTGCAATACGAAAGGAATGATGATGCAGTAAAAATGTTGGGAGCAATGTATTTCTTTTTAAGAGGAACCCCATTTATTTATCAGGGGCAGGAATTAGGAATGACAAATTTTAAAAGAGATACCATAAATGATTTTAATGATTTATCTAGCATTGACCAATACTATCGTTCAATAGATGAAGGTTACTCAGAAGAAGAAGCGTTAGAATTTGTGAATTTAAGAAGCCGAGATAATGCAAGAACGCCATTTCCATGGGCAGATAAAGAAAATGCAGGTTTTTCAGATACAACACCATGGTTAAAGGTTATTGAAAATTATAAAGATATTAATGCACAGAGTCAGATTAACAATTCAGAGAGTATTTTAGAATTTTATAAAAAGATGATAAAGTTGAGACAAGATAGTGAGTATTCTGATTGTTTGATTTATGGTTCAATAGAACCTATTGATATAGAAAGTGAAGATGTTATTGCGTATAGAAGGCAATTAGATTTGGTAGTTATTGATTGTTATTATAATTTTTCTGATAAACCTGTAGAAATAAGAGTAGAAGAAAAATATGATATTGTATTCCAAAATTTAGATGATATAAATCTATTAAATAAAACAGTGTGTTTGAAACCATTTCATGCAGTATTATTGAAAGCGAGGTAG
- a CDS encoding PTS beta-glucoside transporter subunit IIBCA: MNKYNKIANELIKIIGEDNIISITHCATRLRVMIKDRETINDKKVEKVNEVKGVFFTSGQYQIILGTGIVNKVYAEVEKMGLKTLSKKEQDELVKNNETGFKKVMRTLADIFVPIIPVIAATGLFLGLKGCLFNDNVLGLFGMSSANIPLYIQTLVSVLTETAFAFLPAIIVWSAFKVFGGTPVIGLVIGLMLVSPILPNAYSVADPSNEIEAIMAFGFIPIVGCQGSVLTAIVTAFIGANLEKWFRKHMPNVLDLIFTPFFVMLITMLVILLGVGPIMHTIELKMVDIISLLIDLPLGIGGFIIGFTYPLAVITGLHHTYVMIETSLLANTGFNALITLCAMYGFANIGTCLAFMKKSKNNQVKQTAVGAMLSQLFGISEPVLFGIQLRYNLKPLIIMCASSGLGAAILSILHIQSNSYGLAVLPSYLMYIYDGYNLITYLLVSIFVVAFCFIVTCLFGVPKEAINEDEDEELVFNENNENFVSPAKGKIVALENVPDETFSKKMLGDGFAIDIIDGKIVSPISGKLETVFSSGHAFGIKGTNGEVLIHVGIDTVALNGDGFDVAVKQGDMVKQGDVLVNVDLKRIHELGKSTLTMVLFPDGKKVNILDINKDVKIGQRICVE, translated from the coding sequence ATGAATAAATATAATAAAATAGCAAATGAGCTTATTAAAATTATTGGTGAAGATAATATTATTTCTATTACACATTGTGCAACAAGACTAAGGGTGATGATTAAAGATAGGGAAACTATTAATGATAAGAAAGTGGAAAAGGTCAATGAGGTTAAAGGTGTTTTCTTTACTTCTGGACAGTATCAAATTATTTTAGGAACAGGAATAGTTAATAAAGTTTATGCAGAAGTTGAAAAAATGGGATTAAAAACTTTATCAAAAAAAGAACAAGATGAATTAGTTAAAAATAATGAAACTGGATTTAAGAAAGTTATGAGAACTCTAGCAGATATATTTGTTCCTATTATTCCAGTTATTGCAGCAACAGGATTATTCTTGGGATTAAAGGGTTGTTTGTTTAATGATAATGTACTTGGATTATTTGGAATGTCTTCTGCAAATATTCCATTGTATATTCAGACACTTGTTTCGGTTCTTACAGAAACAGCATTTGCTTTTTTACCAGCAATTATTGTATGGTCAGCATTTAAAGTATTTGGAGGAACACCTGTTATTGGACTTGTTATTGGACTTATGTTAGTTTCCCCAATACTTCCTAATGCATATTCTGTTGCTGACCCATCAAATGAAATTGAAGCAATTATGGCATTTGGATTTATTCCTATTGTAGGTTGTCAAGGAAGTGTTTTAACAGCTATTGTTACAGCATTTATTGGAGCTAATCTTGAAAAATGGTTCCGTAAACATATGCCTAATGTATTAGACCTTATTTTCACACCATTCTTTGTTATGCTAATAACAATGTTAGTTATTTTATTAGGTGTAGGCCCTATAATGCATACAATAGAATTAAAAATGGTTGATATCATCAGCTTATTGATTGATTTGCCTTTAGGAATTGGAGGATTTATTATTGGATTTACATATCCATTAGCTGTTATTACTGGCTTACATCATACTTATGTAATGATTGAAACATCACTATTAGCAAATACAGGATTTAATGCCCTTATTACTCTTTGTGCAATGTATGGATTTGCGAATATTGGAACATGTCTAGCATTTATGAAAAAATCTAAAAATAATCAAGTTAAACAAACTGCAGTTGGAGCAATGCTATCTCAACTTTTTGGTATAAGTGAGCCTGTTTTATTTGGGATTCAGCTTCGATATAATTTAAAGCCTTTGATTATTATGTGTGCATCTTCAGGTTTAGGAGCAGCAATATTATCAATTTTACATATTCAATCTAATTCATATGGATTAGCAGTTTTACCTTCTTATTTAATGTATATCTATGATGGATATAATTTAATCACATACTTATTAGTATCAATATTTGTGGTTGCATTCTGCTTTATTGTAACATGTTTATTTGGAGTGCCTAAAGAAGCTATAAATGAAGATGAAGACGAAGAATTAGTGTTTAATGAAAATAATGAAAACTTTGTGTCTCCAGCTAAGGGGAAAATTGTTGCATTAGAAAATGTACCAGATGAAACATTTTCTAAAAAAATGTTAGGTGATGGTTTTGCTATTGATATTATAGATGGAAAAATTGTTTCTCCTATTTCAGGTAAATTAGAAACAGTATTTTCAAGTGGACATGCATTTGGGATTAAAGGAACTAATGGAGAAGTATTAATTCATGTTGGAATTGATACAGTTGCATTAAATGGAGATGGCTTTGATGTTGCTGTTAAACAAGGAGATATGGTTAAACAGGGAGACGTTCTTGTTAATGTTGATTTAAAGAGAATACACGAATTAGGAAAGTCTACTTTAACAATGGTATTGTTTCCAGATGGTAAGAAGGTAAATATTTTGGATATAAACAAGGATGTAAAAATAGGTCAAAGAATATGTGTTGAGTAG
- a CDS encoding penicillin-binding transpeptidase domain-containing protein, whose amino-acid sequence MRKNKKTRKMIIFGFLMCLLIVIIVFLAKFILDGLNKNKPDEVFKQYMSFANKKQYEKMYDLLDEKSKSENKKEDFVLRNKKIYEGIDAHDISIKINDIKKNKNNDKVINYDSKMDTLAGEISFSNEVLLTRDRQKNYKIKWQSNVIFPELEEDNTVRVSKLKGKRGRILDRNGVMIAGQGLASMIGLVPGKMSDNIEDLKKLSTLLNVSVEQIEKKLNASWVKENSMVPIKTIEKIKENTDGTVKEEDKELQESLLSIPGVKISNTEVRVYPFGEKTGHLTGYVQNVNADILKEKEGKRYNDNSIIGKIGLENLLEDRIRGIDGYEIIIADRYGDKKETLVTEPKVDGEDVKLTIDSKLQSKLYDQMKNDKGCAVVMNPKTGEVLSLVSSPSYNPNEFILGMSEDRWNELNKNENKPMYNRFKARLCPGSSFKPVTAGIGITTGKINPNENFGHSSLSWQKDSSWGSYKVTTLKDYGNTANMKNALIYSDNIYFAKAALKIGEDVLAKELLKLGFDESMPFEFGLSSSKFGTDNKFETEIQLADTGYGQGKLLVNPVHTASIYSAFVNDGDMIKPHLEFKKAEFWKKGVFSKEAVKIIRDDLLQVVESPDGTGHSAMIKGISIAGKTGTAEIKASKDDVTGTELGWFNAFTVDENSDKQYIVIAMIEDVKSRGGSHYVIPIVKSVFED is encoded by the coding sequence ATGAGAAAAAATAAAAAAACAAGAAAAATGATAATTTTTGGTTTTCTAATGTGTCTGCTTATAGTTATTATTGTTTTTTTAGCAAAATTCATACTAGATGGACTCAATAAAAACAAACCAGATGAAGTGTTTAAGCAGTATATGTCTTTTGCAAATAAAAAACAATATGAGAAAATGTATGATTTATTAGATGAAAAGAGCAAGTCTGAAAATAAAAAAGAAGATTTTGTTTTAAGAAATAAAAAAATCTATGAAGGAATTGATGCACACGATATAAGTATTAAGATTAATGATATTAAAAAAAATAAAAATAATGATAAAGTAATAAACTATGATTCTAAGATGGATACTTTAGCAGGTGAAATTTCATTTTCAAATGAAGTACTATTAACTAGAGATAGACAGAAAAATTATAAAATAAAATGGCAGTCAAACGTCATATTTCCAGAACTTGAAGAAGATAATACTGTAAGGGTATCAAAGCTGAAAGGTAAGAGAGGACGTATCCTGGATAGGAACGGTGTAATGATTGCTGGTCAAGGTCTTGCATCTATGATAGGATTAGTTCCTGGAAAAATGAGTGATAATATAGAAGACTTAAAAAAATTATCTACTTTATTGAATGTATCAGTTGAACAAATTGAAAAGAAATTAAATGCATCTTGGGTAAAAGAAAATTCAATGGTACCTATAAAAACTATTGAAAAAATAAAAGAAAATACAGATGGTACTGTAAAAGAAGAAGATAAGGAACTACAAGAGTCACTTCTTAGTATTCCTGGAGTTAAAATATCTAATACAGAGGTTAGAGTATATCCATTTGGTGAAAAAACCGGTCATTTAACTGGTTATGTTCAAAATGTAAATGCAGATATACTAAAGGAAAAAGAGGGTAAGAGGTACAACGATAATAGTATAATTGGTAAGATTGGTTTAGAAAATTTACTGGAAGATAGAATACGTGGTATTGATGGATATGAGATTATAATAGCTGATAGATATGGTGACAAGAAAGAAACTTTAGTAACTGAGCCAAAGGTAGATGGAGAAGATGTAAAGCTAACTATAGATTCAAAACTACAGAGTAAACTATATGACCAAATGAAAAATGATAAAGGTTGTGCAGTAGTTATGAATCCTAAAACAGGAGAGGTTTTATCACTTGTAAGTAGTCCGTCGTACAATCCAAATGAGTTTATATTGGGAATGTCAGAAGATAGATGGAATGAACTCAATAAAAATGAAAATAAACCAATGTACAATAGATTTAAAGCACGATTATGTCCTGGGTCTTCTTTTAAACCAGTTACTGCTGGTATTGGTATAACAACAGGAAAGATTAATCCAAATGAAAACTTTGGACACAGCAGTCTAAGTTGGCAAAAAGATTCTAGTTGGGGAAGTTATAAGGTAACCACGTTAAAAGATTATGGAAATACTGCAAATATGAAAAATGCTTTGATTTATTCTGACAATATTTATTTTGCTAAGGCAGCCTTAAAAATAGGTGAAGATGTATTAGCAAAAGAGTTGCTGAAGCTTGGATTTGATGAAAGTATGCCATTTGAATTTGGATTGTCTTCTTCAAAATTTGGCACTGACAATAAATTTGAGACTGAAATACAATTAGCAGATACTGGCTATGGACAAGGTAAGCTTCTTGTAAATCCAGTACATACGGCATCAATATATTCAGCTTTTGTAAATGATGGAGACATGATAAAACCCCATCTTGAATTTAAAAAGGCTGAATTTTGGAAGAAAGGTGTGTTTTCTAAAGAGGCTGTAAAAATTATTCGTGATGACTTACTTCAAGTTGTTGAAAGCCCTGATGGTACAGGTCATAGTGCTATGATTAAAGGAATTAGCATTGCTGGGAAAACTGGTACAGCAGAAATTAAAGCATCAAAAGATGATGTTACAGGGACAGAACTTGGATGGTTTAATGCTTTTACTGTAGATGAAAATAGTGATAAACAATATATAGTAATTGCTATGATTGAAGATGTAAAGAGTCGTGGGGGAAGTCATTATGTTATTCCTATTGTTAAATCAGTGTTTGAAGATTAA
- a CDS encoding BlaI/MecI/CopY family transcriptional regulator, with protein sequence MKKLPHISEAEYQVMKIIWKYAPISTTEVIEKLVETSTWSPKTIQTMLLRLVKKGALTYEKNSRVFVYTPLVKEEEYVAKESSSFLNRFYNGTLNSMVLNFLENDKLSEDDIEELREILNKRTTKGDK encoded by the coding sequence ATGAAAAAGTTACCACATATTTCAGAAGCAGAATATCAAGTTATGAAAATTATTTGGAAATATGCTCCTATCAGCACTACTGAAGTAATTGAAAAGTTGGTAGAAACAAGTACATGGAGTCCTAAAACAATTCAAACAATGTTATTGAGATTAGTTAAAAAAGGAGCTTTAACATATGAAAAAAATAGCAGAGTATTCGTTTATACTCCACTTGTTAAAGAAGAAGAATACGTAGCTAAAGAAAGTAGTTCTTTTTTAAATCGTTTTTATAATGGTACTCTTAATTCTATGGTACTAAACTTTTTAGAAAATGATAAACTATCTGAAGATGATATTGAGGAACTGAGAGAAATCTTAAATAAAAGGACGACTAAGGGGGATAAATAA
- a CDS encoding BlaR1 family beta-lactam sensor/signal transducer, with translation MYAPFFIRFLLSTLTLSILIAVILLAKKVFKKHISAKYQYNIGFILLIMLIIPFVPLKYINLGNVFNYLYTFNQLGSSTNRTSMIKNSPNSIINNSNALNDFSVSLNQVNFDSLNILLLISWIIGILIMIAITIHCNIKIKNMKKSIQILRDEEIVFIFEKCKKDIGINKDFILCKSPIINTPITFGYFKPHIILPDKSISKLSLKDIKYILLHELQHFKNKDILINYIMCFLQILYWFNPLVWYAFKEMRIDREIACDISVLKKLDKDSHIEYGQTLINFVDNISRPSNLTLTSDIGGSKKQIKKRLLKIMDFHNESNTLKFKSILIFTLIALIVFGNIPKLSIMADINEKYRPTNEQTVYEDLSQYFKGFDGSFVMYDLKSKQYHIYNKEKSKTRISPNSTYKIYSALLGLENGIITRNNSHIPWDGKHHSNSSWNEDQDLFSAMENSVNWYFQTLDKKTGLKNIQTYLRQIGYGNYDVSGGISNFWLESSLKISPIEQVELLESFYTNKFKFEDKNIETVKDSLLISKKDGVSLFGKTGTANINGKDVNGWFIGYVEKNENTYFFATNIQSKDYSNGSSASKITLSILNDKKIYNP, from the coding sequence ATGTATGCCCCATTCTTTATACGATTTTTACTCAGTACATTAACCTTATCAATATTAATTGCTGTAATTTTACTTGCCAAAAAAGTATTTAAAAAACATATTTCTGCAAAGTACCAATACAATATTGGATTTATATTGCTTATAATGTTAATAATTCCATTTGTCCCTCTTAAATATATTAATCTTGGAAATGTATTTAACTATTTATATACTTTTAATCAACTTGGAAGCAGTACTAATAGGACTTCTATGATAAAAAATAGTCCAAATTCTATAATTAATAACTCAAATGCATTAAACGATTTTTCAGTATCCCTAAACCAAGTTAATTTTGATAGTTTAAATATTTTATTACTAATATCATGGATAATTGGAATTTTAATCATGATAGCTATTACTATTCATTGCAACATTAAAATAAAAAATATGAAAAAATCAATACAAATTTTAAGAGATGAGGAGATAGTATTTATATTTGAAAAGTGTAAAAAAGATATTGGTATAAATAAGGATTTTATACTATGCAAATCACCTATTATAAATACACCTATTACATTTGGATACTTTAAACCACACATTATATTACCAGATAAGTCTATATCTAAATTATCTTTAAAAGATATAAAATATATCTTACTTCATGAATTACAACACTTTAAAAATAAAGATATACTGATAAATTATATAATGTGCTTCCTTCAAATATTATATTGGTTTAATCCTCTTGTATGGTATGCATTTAAAGAAATGCGTATAGACCGTGAAATTGCATGTGATATTTCAGTTTTAAAAAAGCTTGATAAAGATAGTCATATAGAATATGGACAAACTCTAATAAACTTTGTGGATAATATTTCAAGACCATCAAATCTTACACTTACATCAGATATTGGTGGGTCAAAAAAACAAATAAAAAAGCGACTATTGAAGATAATGGATTTTCATAATGAATCAAATACGTTAAAATTCAAAAGCATTTTAATTTTTACATTGATAGCTTTAATTGTATTTGGAAATATTCCCAAACTATCTATTATGGCAGATATCAACGAAAAATATAGACCTACAAATGAACAAACTGTGTACGAGGACTTAAGTCAGTATTTTAAAGGTTTTGATGGAAGTTTTGTTATGTATGATTTAAAATCCAAGCAATATCATATTTACAATAAAGAAAAAAGTAAAACAAGAATTTCTCCAAATTCTACTTATAAGATTTATAGTGCCTTATTGGGATTGGAAAATGGGATAATAACAAGAAATAATTCACATATCCCTTGGGATGGAAAGCATCATTCTAATAGTTCTTGGAATGAAGACCAAGACTTATTTTCTGCTATGGAAAACTCCGTAAACTGGTACTTTCAGACTCTAGATAAAAAAACAGGGCTAAAAAACATACAAACTTATCTTAGGCAAATTGGATATGGCAATTATGATGTTTCAGGTGGTATCTCAAACTTTTGGCTAGAATCTTCATTAAAAATATCACCTATTGAACAGGTAGAATTACTTGAAAGTTTTTATACAAATAAGTTTAAATTTGAAGATAAAAATATAGAAACAGTAAAAGATTCATTGTTAATATCAAAAAAGGATGGGGTATCACTTTTTGGTAAAACAGGCACTGCTAATATAAATGGAAAAGATGTAAATGGTTGGTTTATAGGTTATGTGGAAAAAAATGAAAATACTTATTTCTTTGCTACAAATATTCAAAGCAAAGATTATTCTAATGGTAGTTCAGCATCTAAGATAACATTATCCATATTAAATGACAAAAAAATCTATAATCCTTAA
- a CDS encoding chloramphenicol acetyltransferase: MNKQKFHKINLQNWERYTHFYYFSKMTNVGFNLTIEIDITNLLKETKKRNIKFYPAYLYTITTCLNRYRELKIAYDEDELGYWNTLTPLYAIFHDDNKTFSSIWTEYDENFSIFYENYLADVKEYGKNHGFLAKPNPPRNCYTVSCLPWISFKSFTVHNHGLENYFFPTIEAGKYYQKDEKILLPLSITVHHATTDGYHVSCFIDYIQKMCFNTKIWLH; the protein is encoded by the coding sequence ATGAATAAACAAAAATTCCATAAAATTAATTTACAAAACTGGGAACGATATACACATTTTTACTACTTTTCAAAAATGACAAATGTAGGGTTTAATTTGACTATAGAAATAGATATTACTAATTTGCTTAAGGAAACGAAAAAAAGAAATATTAAATTTTATCCAGCGTATTTATATACAATAACTACTTGCTTAAATCGATATAGAGAACTAAAAATCGCATATGATGAAGATGAACTCGGATATTGGAACACGTTAACGCCACTTTATGCGATTTTTCATGATGATAATAAGACTTTCTCATCAATATGGACAGAATATGATGAAAATTTCTCAATATTCTATGAAAATTATTTAGCTGATGTTAAAGAATATGGAAAAAATCATGGTTTTCTAGCAAAACCAAATCCGCCAAGAAACTGCTATACTGTTTCCTGCCTTCCATGGATTAGCTTTAAGAGTTTTACTGTACATAATCATGGTCTTGAAAATTATTTTTTCCCTACAATTGAAGCAGGTAAATACTATCAAAAAGATGAAAAAATACTTCTTCCTCTTTCTATAACAGTGCATCACGCAACTACTGATGGATACCATGTAAGTTGTTTTATTGATTACATACAAAAAATGTGCTTTAATACTAAGATATGGCTACACTAA
- a CDS encoding TetR/AcrR family transcriptional regulator, with translation MPTKGEQTKQFIIDTSIMLFSEKGYSNVTMKDICEACNLSRGGLYRHFNSPKEIFISILNTHKYYSQNLLDKGIKENISAKHMLEYFFQQQKADINGKYCGFDFAIHEFAFVEKDQRDYMNKRYSSAITMLSNLIDYGQSKSEFKKCDSKSVAIHIMFLFDSMKTSASILKLTNKDIDNQINIIKDMVILYE, from the coding sequence ATGCCAACAAAAGGAGAACAAACTAAACAATTTATCATTGATACATCAATAATGCTATTTTCTGAAAAAGGATATAGTAATGTGACAATGAAAGATATATGTGAAGCATGTAATTTAAGCCGTGGTGGCCTATATAGACACTTTAATTCACCAAAAGAAATTTTTATCAGTATATTAAACACTCATAAATACTACTCTCAAAATTTGTTGGATAAAGGTATCAAGGAAAATATATCAGCTAAGCATATGCTAGAATATTTTTTCCAACAACAAAAGGCTGACATAAATGGCAAATATTGTGGATTTGATTTTGCAATACACGAATTTGCTTTTGTAGAAAAAGACCAACGTGATTATATGAATAAAAGATACAGTTCAGCTATCACAATGCTTTCAAATTTAATCGATTATGGACAATCTAAAAGTGAATTTAAAAAATGTGATTCTAAATCAGTTGCAATACACATAATGTTCTTATTTGATAGCATGAAAACATCTGCTTCCATTTTGAAACTTACAAATAAAGACATTGATAATCAAATAAATATTATAAAGGACATGGTGATTTTATATGAATAA